One stretch of Anabas testudineus chromosome 24, fAnaTes1.2, whole genome shotgun sequence DNA includes these proteins:
- the vegfab gene encoding vascular endothelial growth factor Ab isoform X2: MNFIDSLTLLFLTLSAVKSAHIPEKTERGPNAVIPLLEVYNKSWCQPRELLVEILQEYPDEVEHIFIPSCVVLKRCAGCCMDEMLQCTPTSTYNITMEIKRIKPQRQQNDIFMSFTEHSACECRLKKEVKEQKENVCEPCCDHCPDRRKRLFVQDPATCRCSCKHTDEYCKERQLELNERTCKCDKPRR, encoded by the exons ATGAACTTTATTGACAGTTTGACACTACTATTTTTGACGCTGTCAGCTGTCAAG aGTGCCCACATACcggagaaaacagaaagaggtCCAAATGCCG TGATCCCGTTATTGGAGGTGTATAACAAAAGCTGGTGTCAGCCCCGGGAGCTGCTGGTGGAGATTCTGCAGGAATATCCAGATGAGGTGGAACACATCTTCATCCCATCCTGCGTGGTGTTGAAGCGCTGTGCTGGCTGCTGCATGGATGAGATGCTGCAGTGCACGCCAACGTCTACCTATAATATCACAATGGAG attaaaagaataaaacccCAAAGGCAACAAAATGATATTTTCATGAGTTTTACAGAACACAGCGCATGTGAGTGTAG GTTAAAGAAAGAAgtgaaagaacagaaagaaaa tGTTTGTGAGCCATGTTGTGATCACTGTCCAGACAGGAGAAAGCGGCTGTTCGTGCAGGATCCTGCGACCTGTCGGTgctcctgcaaacacacagacgaaTACTGTAAAGAACGCCAGCTAGAGCTCAATGAGAGGACTTGCAA
- the vegfab gene encoding vascular endothelial growth factor Ab isoform X1, with amino-acid sequence MNFIDSLTLLFLTLSAVKSAHIPEKTERGPNAVIPLLEVYNKSWCQPRELLVEILQEYPDEVEHIFIPSCVVLKRCAGCCMDEMLQCTPTSTYNITMEIKRIKPQRQQNDIFMSFTEHSACECRLKKEVKEQKEKKSRKGKGKGLKRKRKKNRDKTIHDAVCEPCCDHCPDRRKRLFVQDPATCRCSCKHTDEYCKERQLELNERTCKCDKPRR; translated from the exons ATGAACTTTATTGACAGTTTGACACTACTATTTTTGACGCTGTCAGCTGTCAAG aGTGCCCACATACcggagaaaacagaaagaggtCCAAATGCCG TGATCCCGTTATTGGAGGTGTATAACAAAAGCTGGTGTCAGCCCCGGGAGCTGCTGGTGGAGATTCTGCAGGAATATCCAGATGAGGTGGAACACATCTTCATCCCATCCTGCGTGGTGTTGAAGCGCTGTGCTGGCTGCTGCATGGATGAGATGCTGCAGTGCACGCCAACGTCTACCTATAATATCACAATGGAG attaaaagaataaaacccCAAAGGCAACAAAATGATATTTTCATGAGTTTTACAGAACACAGCGCATGTGAGTGTAG GTTAAAGAAAGAAgtgaaagaacagaaagaaaa AAAATCCCGGAAAGGCAAGGGTAAAGGCCTAAAGAGAAAACGAAAGAAAAACCGCGACAAAACAATTCACGATGC tGTTTGTGAGCCATGTTGTGATCACTGTCCAGACAGGAGAAAGCGGCTGTTCGTGCAGGATCCTGCGACCTGTCGGTgctcctgcaaacacacagacgaaTACTGTAAAGAACGCCAGCTAGAGCTCAATGAGAGGACTTGCAA